A genome region from Dendrosporobacter quercicolus includes the following:
- the aroQ gene encoding type II 3-dehydroquinate dehydratase, with product MDKNRGDILIIHGPNLNLLGKREPHIYGSLTLVEINERLINHARRLKLELDIMQTNHEGVIIDAIQQAESQFACIIINAGAFTHYSLAIRDALAAVSIPAIEVHLSNIHKRDEFRHKSVIAPVVAGQICGFGADSYILALDAAARLVRQKEQA from the coding sequence TTGGATAAAAATCGGGGAGACATTTTAATTATTCATGGTCCCAACCTTAATCTGTTGGGAAAACGGGAGCCGCATATTTATGGTTCACTGACTTTGGTTGAAATCAACGAACGGCTGATTAATCATGCGCGACGGCTAAAACTTGAACTGGATATTATGCAGACAAATCATGAAGGGGTAATCATTGACGCCATTCAACAGGCGGAAAGTCAGTTTGCCTGCATAATTATCAATGCCGGCGCCTTTACCCATTATAGCCTGGCGATCAGGGATGCCCTGGCTGCTGTTTCCATACCGGCTATTGAGGTGCATCTTTCCAATATACACAAGCGCGATGAGTTCCGGCATAAATCGGTGATTGCGCCGGTGGTTGCCGGGCAGATTTGCGGTTTTGGCGCAGACAGCTATATTCTGGCATTAGACGCAGCAGCCCGGCTGGTGCGGCAGAAGGAGCAAGCATAA
- a CDS encoding peptidoglycan D,D-transpeptidase FtsI family protein, whose amino-acid sequence MAFPIGRIYRLMIFLMLLGCLLAGRLFFLQIIAGPKLTVQSLGSRVQEVPMEISRGEIVDCNGIPFTNTARHFSVIVFPGQLTDIPSVADKIAAITGVPADKIAARIRRDERPFKLKTDLDALTAQRINSLNMPGILATDEKVRYGYSSLAAHVTGYINLADNHGVSGIEGMFDELLRGNQPEYAAALVDAAQQVIPGLGYKRIRLDNGSGPNNVVLTLDSRIQKIAETVLDKYSAKGAVIVMRPSTGAILAMASRPNFDANRLDEYLTSDSAPLLNRAIAAYQPGSVFKLVVAAAALENQQVRPDDLFFDPGYIDVNGIRFKGWDYERGPRGRITFSEAMAYSSNPVFIEVGQKLGAEQLVAYARKLGFGSRTGLDFAGEAAGNLPATDNIYPGELANLSIGQGEFEATPLQIAVLVSTIVNDGIKVEPYIVSKLTDHSGGIIKSYPSSRGSRVLSKQTAAQMRDMMAGVARFGTGQAAYVEAGGSAGKTGSAETGRQSKSGKGINHAWFGGYAPLEQPRYAVVVFIEDGMSGGDVAAPVFREIVTEMMRNGQ is encoded by the coding sequence ATGGCATTTCCTATTGGGCGTATTTACAGGTTAATGATATTCCTGATGCTCCTGGGCTGCTTGCTGGCAGGACGGTTGTTTTTTCTGCAAATCATCGCCGGTCCCAAGCTTACTGTCCAAAGTCTGGGAAGCAGGGTGCAGGAGGTGCCAATGGAAATTTCACGGGGTGAAATTGTCGATTGCAATGGAATACCTTTTACCAATACGGCCCGGCACTTCAGCGTAATTGTCTTTCCCGGCCAGCTCACCGATATACCGTCGGTCGCCGATAAAATCGCCGCTATTACCGGCGTACCGGCCGATAAGATTGCGGCCAGAATCAGGAGGGATGAACGCCCGTTTAAATTGAAGACCGATTTGGATGCCCTGACCGCACAAAGAATTAATTCACTCAATATGCCGGGGATACTGGCGACAGATGAAAAGGTCCGCTATGGCTACAGCTCGCTGGCGGCTCATGTTACAGGCTATATTAATTTAGCCGATAACCATGGCGTCAGCGGTATTGAAGGGATGTTTGACGAACTGTTGCGCGGCAATCAGCCGGAATATGCGGCGGCATTGGTGGATGCCGCGCAGCAGGTGATTCCAGGACTGGGCTATAAGCGGATCAGGCTGGATAATGGCAGCGGGCCAAACAATGTCGTTCTGACCCTTGACAGCCGCATTCAAAAAATTGCCGAAACAGTACTGGATAAATATTCCGCCAAAGGGGCGGTCATTGTGATGAGACCGTCGACCGGAGCAATCCTGGCAATGGCTTCCCGGCCCAATTTTGACGCTAACCGGCTGGATGAATATCTAACAAGCGATTCTGCGCCGCTGTTGAACCGGGCAATTGCCGCTTATCAGCCCGGATCGGTATTTAAGCTGGTTGTGGCGGCTGCTGCTTTGGAAAACCAGCAGGTCAGACCTGATGATCTGTTTTTTGATCCCGGCTATATTGACGTTAACGGCATCCGGTTTAAAGGCTGGGATTATGAACGGGGACCGCGCGGCCGGATTACGTTTAGTGAGGCTATGGCCTACTCCAGCAATCCGGTATTCATTGAAGTCGGGCAGAAACTAGGCGCCGAGCAGCTGGTAGCCTATGCCAGAAAACTGGGCTTTGGCAGCAGGACCGGACTGGATTTTGCCGGTGAGGCGGCGGGAAATTTACCGGCAACAGATAATATCTATCCTGGCGAACTGGCCAATCTGTCGATCGGCCAGGGGGAGTTTGAGGCGACACCCCTTCAAATTGCTGTGCTGGTGTCGACGATTGTAAATGACGGCATCAAGGTTGAACCTTATATTGTCAGCAAATTAACGGATCATAGCGGCGGTATCATCAAAAGTTATCCTTCGTCCCGGGGCAGCCGGGTTTTATCAAAGCAGACGGCGGCGCAGATGCGTGATATGATGGCCGGAGTTGCCAGGTTCGGGACCGGTCAGGCTGCTTATGTTGAAGCCGGCGGCTCGGCCGGTAAAACCGGATCGGCCGAGACCGGCCGCCAAAGCAAGTCCGGCAAAGGGATTAATCACGCCTGGTTCGGCGGGTATGCGCCATTGGAACAGCCCCGGTATGCAGTCGTTGTGTTTATTGAGGATGGCATGTCAGGCGGTGATGTGGCAGCGCCTGTCTTTCGCGAAATCGTGACTGAAATGATGCGCAATGGCCAATAA
- a CDS encoding O-methyltransferase has translation MQISQSLFRVMEAYAEEYKVPIIRKAGAKVLTGLIAGCKPLAVLEIGAAIGYSALKMLENMPADGKITAIELDPERIAVARQFVAKAGAAARLELIAGDAGKIITELRGPYDFIFIDAAKGQYLDYFRKLEGKLAVGAVIAADNILFRGFVESGQAPPRRYRTIVMRLRQYLEYVNTHPAFSTTVRQDGDGIAISYYRGTTCE, from the coding sequence ATGCAAATTAGTCAATCGTTGTTTCGTGTAATGGAAGCCTATGCTGAGGAATACAAGGTGCCAATCATTCGTAAGGCCGGGGCCAAAGTGCTTACCGGCTTAATTGCCGGCTGCAAGCCGCTGGCTGTTTTGGAAATTGGCGCAGCCATTGGTTATTCTGCCTTAAAAATGCTTGAAAATATGCCTGCTGACGGTAAAATTACCGCAATTGAGCTTGATCCGGAGCGAATTGCCGTGGCCCGCCAATTTGTCGCCAAGGCCGGAGCTGCCGCCAGGCTTGAACTCATTGCCGGCGATGCCGGCAAAATCATTACTGAATTGCGCGGACCATATGATTTCATTTTCATTGATGCCGCCAAGGGCCAGTATCTTGATTATTTTCGCAAGCTGGAAGGTAAGCTGGCCGTTGGAGCTGTCATTGCCGCTGATAACATTTTATTTCGCGGTTTTGTGGAAAGCGGACAGGCGCCGCCCCGCCGCTACCGGACAATTGTTATGCGATTGCGCCAATATCTCGAATATGTGAATACGCATCCTGCTTTTTCGACAACAGTACGGCAAGACGGGGATGGGATAGCGATTTCTTACTATAGGGGGACAACGTGTGAATAA
- a CDS encoding DUF4911 domain-containing protein, whose protein sequence is MNNALYLRIDPQHVNYLNRIMEGYEYLGTVSTVDRKAGIVVIRATADTVAEVRTIIENLTIPFAYVEKELTGGK, encoded by the coding sequence ATGAATAATGCCCTGTATTTACGAATTGATCCACAGCATGTAAACTATCTTAACCGGATCATGGAAGGCTATGAATATCTGGGGACTGTAAGTACGGTTGACCGCAAGGCCGGCATTGTGGTCATCAGAGCGACCGCGGATACTGTTGCCGAAGTCCGGACAATCATTGAAAATTTGACGATTCCTTTTGCCTATGTGGAAAAAGAGCTTACCGGCGGTAAGTAA
- a CDS encoding peptidase U32 family protein, which translates to MNKPELLAPAGNLEKLKMALLYGADAVFMGGKAFGLRAFSANFTDAELREGIAFAHRLQKKAYITVNVFPHNADLEELPAYLAFLRDAGADGLIVADPGVYRLARTTVPEIPLHISTQANTTNWAAVLFWQELGARRVVLARELSLEDIGIIRQKAGVELEAFVHGAMCISYSGRCLMSNYFTGRDSNRGECAQPCRWKYYLVEEKRPNQYIPVLEDERGTYIFNSKDLCLLPHLPQLIESGISSFKIEGRMKSVHYVATVVKTYRQAIDEYFADPQSFTVRPEWLEELNKVSHRDYTTGFYFDKTTAGDQIYGSSSYHQTHDFIGVVRRYDAAAQTAIVEQRNHMRLGQEIEIVQPDGPTFRQQITAMSDADGNPIEAAPHPQQIVALPVRLPVTPYSMVRRKADAE; encoded by the coding sequence GTGAATAAACCAGAATTGTTAGCTCCTGCGGGCAATCTGGAGAAGCTGAAGATGGCATTGCTATATGGGGCCGATGCTGTGTTTATGGGTGGCAAAGCTTTCGGGCTGAGAGCATTTAGCGCTAATTTTACCGATGCTGAACTTAGGGAAGGGATCGCCTTTGCACATCGGCTGCAGAAAAAAGCTTATATTACGGTCAATGTTTTTCCGCATAATGCCGACCTGGAAGAATTGCCTGCGTATCTGGCGTTTTTACGCGATGCCGGCGCCGACGGGCTGATCGTTGCCGATCCGGGCGTGTATCGGCTGGCCAGAACTACAGTACCGGAAATTCCTTTGCATATTAGTACGCAGGCCAATACTACCAATTGGGCTGCGGTGTTGTTTTGGCAGGAGCTGGGAGCACGCCGGGTGGTTCTGGCCCGGGAGCTTTCCCTTGAAGATATCGGCATCATCAGGCAAAAGGCCGGGGTGGAGCTGGAAGCTTTTGTGCACGGCGCAATGTGCATATCTTATTCCGGCCGCTGTCTGATGAGCAATTACTTTACGGGCCGGGACTCTAACCGGGGAGAATGCGCCCAACCCTGCCGCTGGAAATATTATCTTGTCGAAGAAAAGCGTCCCAATCAGTATATTCCGGTGCTGGAGGATGAGCGGGGCACTTATATTTTTAATTCCAAGGATTTATGTCTGCTGCCTCATTTGCCGCAGTTGATCGAAAGCGGTATCAGCAGTTTCAAAATTGAAGGCCGGATGAAAAGCGTGCATTATGTGGCAACCGTAGTGAAAACCTACCGTCAGGCGATTGACGAATATTTTGCCGATCCCCAAAGCTTTACGGTGCGTCCGGAATGGCTGGAGGAATTAAATAAGGTATCGCACCGGGACTATACAACCGGCTTTTATTTTGACAAGACTACTGCCGGCGATCAAATCTACGGTTCTTCATCCTATCACCAAACCCATGACTTCATTGGTGTGGTCAGGCGCTATGATGCAGCCGCTCAAACCGCCATTGTTGAGCAACGGAACCATATGCGGCTGGGGCAGGAAATTGAAATTGTTCAGCCTGACGGCCCGACATTTAGGCAGCAGATTACAGCAATGTCGGATGCGGACGGCAATCCCATTGAGGCTGCGCCTCATCCTCAGCAAATAGTTGCACTGCCGGTGCGGCTGCCGGTAACGCCTTATTCCATGGTGCGCAGAAAGGCGGATGCAGAATGA
- the mltG gene encoding endolytic transglycosylase MltG, producing MLQYKFSMRRVLMTGVLAVLLGSFVYGLAKPVNSTAKDIAYVSIQPGMTADNIGNQLYEQGLIKNVLAFRVIAKFNGLDNTLKAGDYSFTTDMSVTQIVDRLARGATAQQLITIPEGYTVNQIAALIQEKQIGDAEKFKAAARNYRPHSYMAGSDAASYQVEGYLFPDTYQFDKGVTEEKLLTMMVGEFDQRFTPEMRNRADELGLSIPQVVILASLVEKEAKLDSDRPVIAGVFLNRLQYHMPLQSCATIQYILGYAKPELTIQDTEIDSPYNTYQHHGLPPGPIANPGMAAINAVLYPAATEYLYFVADKQGQHHFSTNYEEHLAAIERVQQ from the coding sequence ATGCTGCAGTATAAGTTCAGTATGCGCCGGGTGTTGATGACAGGAGTTTTGGCGGTACTATTGGGCAGTTTTGTCTATGGATTAGCCAAGCCGGTAAATTCCACGGCTAAAGATATTGCTTATGTTTCTATTCAGCCAGGCATGACGGCCGACAATATCGGCAATCAATTGTACGAGCAGGGGCTGATTAAAAATGTTTTAGCTTTTCGGGTGATTGCGAAATTTAACGGTTTGGACAACACGCTCAAAGCCGGGGACTATAGTTTTACTACCGATATGTCGGTGACGCAGATTGTGGACAGACTGGCGCGCGGGGCAACTGCCCAGCAGCTGATAACCATTCCTGAGGGTTATACGGTAAATCAAATTGCTGCGCTCATCCAGGAAAAGCAAATCGGCGATGCGGAGAAATTCAAGGCTGCGGCGCGGAACTACCGGCCTCATTCTTATATGGCAGGCAGCGATGCGGCCAGTTATCAAGTGGAAGGTTATCTTTTTCCTGATACGTATCAATTTGACAAGGGTGTAACGGAAGAAAAGTTGTTAACAATGATGGTTGGTGAATTTGATCAGCGTTTTACTCCGGAAATGAGGAACCGGGCGGATGAGCTGGGCTTGTCCATCCCTCAGGTGGTTATACTGGCTTCGTTAGTTGAAAAAGAAGCCAAACTTGACAGTGACCGCCCGGTCATTGCGGGCGTTTTTCTCAATCGCCTGCAATACCATATGCCGCTGCAATCATGCGCCACCATTCAGTACATCCTGGGATACGCCAAGCCGGAGCTGACCATTCAGGATACGGAAATTGATTCTCCTTATAATACCTATCAGCATCACGGATTACCGCCGGGGCCCATTGCCAATCCGGGCATGGCGGCAATCAATGCCGTACTGTATCCGGCTGCAACCGAGTATTTATATTTTGTGGCTGATAAGCAAGGTCAACATCACTTCAGTACAAATTATGAGGAACATTTGGCGGCAATTGAACGGGTACAGCAATAA